The following nucleotide sequence is from Toxoplasma gondii ME49 chromosome IV, whole genome shotgun sequence.
CGCTCAGAGTGCTATTTGCTTGTTTCGATAAATGCCCACATTGTTCGGTAAAGGCGTGTATCGTCGTAGGGTTTTCTTGTCATTGTCCGTCGAGTCAAGCAACTACAGCTGCACCTGTTGGAGCGCTGGGCACTCAACAACCACCGCCGCTTTGTCATTCCAACGGCTGTTTTCGACGGAGGATTCACAGAGAAAAGTCACCGCAGGTGCAACGCAAATTTCTTTTGAGTGTCAGTAGCTTAGGTACCCTTATGCAGAAAAAATCCGGAAACGACGAAAAGCAACTATTTTTGGTCCCAGCAACGGAGTACCTGCACCCacaatgcatatatatatatatatatatatatatatatatgcgtctctgcgtctcttcaaAAAGACGTAAGCAAACATGTATCAGCGAGCGCAGATGAATGTATTGAACAGGCAGGCTACCAACCATGACGTTTTGCGGCTTTGCTAGTCAGAAGGCATTCGACAGAAGTGTTTGGCCGGTAGCGACATGCGAGATATGCAGTTATTTCCCTGCGTAATGGCGTTCAGTCACGAATTCAGCCCCGACTCCAGTGATGCAGCACAGCAGAGTCTTttccctcctcgtctttACAGATTGTATGCGTGGGGGTATCTGCGAGTACAGGGAGCTGTGATTCAGTAGAAAGGCTGTGACTGTGTTTCGGCGGCTGATTTGCCAGACAGGTCGATACTGAAGGTCGCACCGCTTCGTTCATGAGGTTGCACAGATTCGTCaacctgagagaagaaacgtcgGTCACTGAATGAACGTCTTAGCATGCAGGGAACCCGAAGTTCTGCTCCACCAAGCAGCCGTCGCTGATTCCCTCGCCTAGAATGACGGCTACCAGACAAGTTGCCAAGGCAGGCTCAGGCATCTAAGCATGAATACAAATTCAGTCTGAGTATCCGTTTTCCTGTTTGAGTTCCATGTTGTAGCACACTGTTGACCTCACGAATCGAGCGAACGATGTGACACGGAGAAGCAAATGCGGTCCACGGAAACGCCACGCCTGCCGTTTCTGTTTATCCGCCTATGAGTGGTTGATGACACTCACAAAGGGCGTATGTCGGTGCATTTTTCAGTAGCTAGGAAGGACGTGAGCAACACTGCTCAAGCAGTCACATGCAGATCANNNNNNNNNNNNNNNNNNNNNNNNNNNNNNNNNNNNNNNNNNNNNNNNNNNNNNNNNNNNNNNNNNNNNNNNNNNNNNNNNNNNNNNNNNNNNNNNNNNNNNNNNNNNNNNNNNNNNNNNNNNNNNNNNNNNNNNNNNNNNNNNNNNNNNNNNNNNNNNNNNNNNNNNNNNNNNNNNNGTGAAGAATCCCGCCATTTTTGAGGTACCAACGAGGCGCCGAGCGAAGGCTACTTACATTTTCCTCTGCCGCTAGTCTTCCCGAGCTCTGTGACTAACCCTCCGTCACCGAGCATtcatttcgtttcttccagaagagagacgcctcaTATTTGCATTTGTATCACTTCGATACTGTGCAAACGGAGTTGGCAAACACGCGTCGCCATCCAGGGCGCTCacctttctttcctgctcAGATTCAGGACAACGTAACATGTCAACAACCCGCGCGATGCACActtcctccgtcttcgttgCCAATCCTCcaccttttcctttttcagtTTTGGGGTTTAAATAGGTCGCAGACTCTAAACAATTCGACTGCGGACAACAATTGCCTGTTTCGTGTTTCCTGCAGCGTAATCGTTATGTAGCATGTGATACTGACCCCCTTTGTAAACCCGGTGGCGCTCGCTGCGTGACGGGGGGCTGGCGACGGGATGGCCTAGCTTACTACGACTCGAACATGGATTGGAAGATCTTTCACGGGCAAATGAAAGAAGTGAAAGCACGGTAGCTCTCCGACGGTTTTGCACACATGATGATCCGAAACGGCGCGAAGTACAACCCTCACCCCGCTCTACCGCTCCCCTCGGGTTGCCGGCTGTGTTGTCACTCGATTCCGATTTCCTGGGGGTTCCATGAAGAAGACACTCTCTCGAGAGTGCGGCGTTCTTTTTTTGCAGGGCTCCTCCCGTTTCCTGCAGCGTTGTTGCACCAATACTGAATAGAAGGTCTGTGCAATAGGTTGTTTGACAGACCAGGACGGGAGGACTCGGTAAGCGCTGCCCCGGCGTCTGGCGCAAATAGGACAAGCCGTGGCAGGCAGAGCGTAAGCGTAAAGCGTGGCTAATCAGAGCCAGCCAAGGTCCGTGCAGGCGAATGCTGGCGCGGTCCATTCTCATCGTGACGCCTCCTTTTACTGGGCTATGTCCTGCCCTGGAAGATGCACAGGCCGGAATCTCCTGTCGGTGGGTTTTGCTCTGTCGCAGCTCCAAGTTGGTCTTGGCAGCAATGCAATTGGGTTCACCTCCTTCATATTACCCAACGCGGTCCTCACGCCCGTGCCCTCCTCGGTATCGATCTCCAGGGTGGTAGCGGGTTTATCGAAGCAAGGCGTGTGCCACAGGTGTACGCCCTTCTTGCGCCTTTGACCCGGTGGCCATTCAGGGGAATTTTTCCTTGAATGCGCGTGAAGAAGTTGTTAGGTTCTGTGGTTTCCCCTCCTCTCATTCGCATtggtttttccttctccgagGCCCAGGGGCCTTCCAATGTTACCACTTCGCGCGGCGAGTCGTGCCGCTTGATTCTGCAGAAACATTTATTTCCCAGTTGCATGCTTATGTCTCCCCTCAAACCTCACACTTCTACCTTTTCTCATTTCCGCTCCACCATGTGGCAGCTCTGGAATCCCAGTGGGCCTGACGGCTGTTTCAGCCCTAATGAGAGAGGAACGGCGGTTCGTCAAGTGGGCGGGCTGCCGCATGTGACAAAACGTCTGTCTAACGCAgtgccttctttttctcccgtccGCGGTAGTGGGACTCAAGGCAAGTCTCTGTGCTCAGTTGTCGCTTCTTCATCCTTTCGAGCTGCCTATGTTGCGCTCTTGGGTCGTCGNNNNNNNNNNNNNNNNNNNNNNNNNNNNNNNNNNNNNNNNNNNNNNNNNNNNNNNNNNNNNNNNNNNNNNNNNNNNNNNNNNNNNNNNNNNNNNNNNNNNNNNNNNNNNNNNNNNNNNNNNNNNNNNNNNNNNNNNNNNNNNNNNNNNNNNNNNNNNNNNNNNNNNNNNNNNNNNNNNNNNNNNNNNNNNNNNNNNNNNNNNNNNNNNNNNNNNNNNNNNNNNNNNNNNNNNNNNNNNNNNNNNNNNNNNNNNNNNNNNNNNNNNNNNNNNNNNNNNNNNNNNNNNNNNNNNNNNNNNNNNNNNNNNNNNNNNNNNNNNNNNNNNNNNNNNNNNNNNNNNNNNNNNNNNNNNNNNNNNNNNNNNNNNNNNNNNNNNNNNNNNNNNNNNNNNNNNNNNNNNNNNNNNNNNNNNNNNNNNNNNNNNNNNNNNNNNNNNNNNNNNNNNNNNNNNNNNNNNNNNNNNNNNNNNNNNNNNNNNNNNNNNNNNNNNNNNNNNNNNNNNNNNNNNNNNNNNNNNNNNNNNNNNNNNNNNNNNNNNNNNNNNNNNNNNNNNNNNNNNNNNNNNNNNNNNNNNNNNNNNNNNNNNNNNNNNNNNNNNNNNNNNNNNNNNNNNNNNNNNNNACGCGCCGCCGAGGTGCTCGAAAAGATCGAATGCGCTTCTGGAAACGGCCAGGGTCTTTGTGACACCGACGCGGTATACACAATGAACACAAACCCTCTACCGGTTGAGCGCCCATACCCAACCGAACAGACCATCGACACGCCACCGGTGCGTCAGGCTCAACATCATCTCGAGCCCCAGATGGCCCCTgagtctgcctctcctgcgGAGCAAGAGGCGACCCCAGATTTCATGCCGGCAGCAGGTGTGCGGCCAATGCCGGAGCGGGCACCCCCTGCTGAGACCGTGGAGACCCCCGAGTCTGAGGCTCCTGTCCAAGGGGAAAAGACCACCGAGACTGCCTCACCTGACGGGGAGGCAACGACCTTTGAGTTGACCCCGCCTGCTGCAGGTGCGCGGCCGATGCCGGTGCCCGCACCCCCTGCTGAGACCGTGGAGACGCCGGAGTCTCAGGCGCCGGTCGAAGCCGAGAAGACCACTgagactgcctctcctgaggaggaagcaacgaccGCCGAGTTGACCTCGCCTGCTGCAGGTGTGCGGCCAATGCCGGAGCGGGCACCCCCTGCTGAGACCGTGGAGACGCCGGAGTCTCAGGCGCCggtcgaaggcgagaagaccactgagactgcctctcctgaggaggaagcaacgaccGTCGAGTTGACCTCGCCTGCTGCAGGTGTGCGGCCAATGCCGGAGCGGGCACCCCCTGCTGAGACCGTGGAGACCCCTGAGGCTGAGGCGCCggtcgaaggcgagaagaccactgagactgcctctcctgaggaggaagcaacgaccGCCGAGTTGACCTCGCCTGCTGCAGGTGTGCGGCCAATGCCGGAGCGGGCACCCCCTGCTGAGACCGTGGAGACGCCGGAGTCTCAGGCGCCggtcgaaggcgagaagaccactgagactgcctctcctgaggaggaagcaacgaccGTCGAGTTGACCTCGCCTGCTGCAGGTGTGCGGCCAATGCCGGAGCGGGCACCCCCTGCTGAGACGGTGGAGACGCCGGAGTCTGAGGCGCCggtcgagggcgagaagaccactgagactgcctctcctgaggaggaagcaacgaccGCCGAGTTGACCTCGCCTGCTGCAGGTGTGCGGCCAATGCCGGAGCAAGCACCCCCTGCTGAGACCGTGGAGACTCCTGAGTCTGAGGCGCCggtcgagggcgagaagaccactgagactgcctctcctgaggaggaagcaacgaccGCCGAGTTGACCTCGCCTGCTGCAGGTGTGCGGCCAATGCCGGAGCGGGCACCCCCTGCTGAGATCGTGGAGACCCCTGAGTCTGAGGCGCCGGTCGAAGCCGAGAAGACCACTgagactgcctctcctgaggaggaagcaacgaccGCCGAGTTGACCTCGCCTGCTGCAGGTGTGCGGCCAATGCCGGAGCGGGCACCCCCTGCTGAGACGGTGGAGACCCCTGAGTCTGAGGCGCCGGTCGAAGCCGAGAGGACCACTgagactgcctctcctgaggaggaagcaacgaccGCCGAGTTGACCTCGCCTGCTGCAGGTGTGCGGCCAATGCCGGAGCAAGCACCCCCTGCTGAGACCGTGGAGACCCCTGAGTCTGAGGCGCCggtcgaaggcgagaagaccactgagactgcctctcctgaggaggaagcaacgaccGTCGAGTTGACCTCGCCTGCTGCAGGTGTGCGGCCAATGCCGGAGCAAGCAGTCCCTGCTGAGACCGTGGAGACCCCGGAGTCCCAGACATCTGTCAGTGACGCGAAGTCGCCTGAGACTGTTCGTCCTGCAGAGCATGAGGAGACCCCAGGTTTGAGGCCGGCTGCAGAGGCGGATCTAGATCCGGAGGCAGCGCCATCTACGGGAACGCAGTCAGCCCCGGAGGTTGGGCAACATGGCTCCATCGTACTTGACGAAGAGGCTTTGAAAGCAAATGAATCAAGTGGAGCGTCACTGGATAACATATCCGGAACGCTGCCATCCACGGCACATCTCGAGGACGTACCGGTTGACGAAAGCGCACCTGCTCTGCCAACGACTAGTGCAGATCAGGAAGCGGACGAAGTCCCCATTCAAGAGGCGTCGAAATGTCGGGTGGACGCATCCGCATGCAATGGAGATGGTCGGTCGCGAGGAGGGTTAAGTCTAGAAAAAAGATGGGCAATAACCGCTGACACAACTGAAGTTGAGAAAGAAGTTCTGGCTATCTGTACCGTAGTGTCAGTGCGACTCATTGTACatagagaaagagacgtAGACCAACGTTTTCACCTCTGTTACGCCACGTGTCTAACACACAGGCATGTGCCACGTACGCCGACGTCCAAGTGCTCAGTGGCGTGGTGGGTCCCCTGCCTCGAGTGTCGAGGCAAAGATACCAGGTACAGATgaatatgtgtgtgtatctgcGTGCACCTGTGCTCGTCGTGTTCCGTACCTCGGCATGTCGCTTCCTTCCGTTAGCGAGGTTGAGTCAATGCCTCTTGCGTTCATTTTTCCAAGCTGAGCGGCGGTACCGTCTCTCGACAGTGTGGGGATTCATCTCGCGGTCGTGGTTGCCTGGTGGAACTAGCTTTCTCTGGTATGTCGATTTTCACGGTTTGCAGGCGTCCGGGTCGACGACACTGACCCGGTCGGCGGATGAGTCGAGTGAGGTCCTTGAGTCTCCCGTTGTGCAACGAAGCGGCTGTTCTTGGGTATGACTGAGGCGTCTGCCACGGCAATTGCTTTCGCTACATGTTTTGCTATTATTTGCGTACTGTGTGTACTTTCAGACAACGCACTTAACAATATGAATGAATATTTGAGCACCTTCGGCTCTCTGAACTGCCCGTGTCGCCAAATGTTAGCGACTCTCGTCTGTAATTTGATCGTCAATCAGTCCAAACTGACGTCCAGTGGTGCGGCTCAGCTTGACACTCCAGAAGAGGTGAGTAGTTCTTGGACCGTGTCTTTGTAAGCGGCCCCAGCGGCCGAGTTGAGTCTTTTCGATGACGTTTTGTCATTACGTGCAAAAACCAACAGGCTGCCTCGTAAACGATAGAACATCCGAATCTTGCACATTTGCCTGCGAGCACCAACGTCTGTGTTCACAGGCGTATTGCTTCGTGGGTGTGTAAAGACCGTCGCGCTACCCCACCGCACACTAGGGATGGCGGACACTTGACGGGTCTCGTGCGAGTGTGTTCTAGTGTTTGCTTGCGCTTATCGTTGACTCCGTTGTTTTCTGGAGATGGAGGTCGGACTCGGAACCGGTGgttgctcctctctcggaATCTAGGGGAGCTGGCTTGTGTACTCGGTCGGCGAGCATTATGGTTTCTGCACGCTGGCTTGGTGTGTGCTGGTCTCGCTGTCCCACTGATGGCGCCTAATCAACGCCGCCTTCGGTTGTGTTGGGGAGTCGTGTCTGCGCAGGCGTAGGGTACACATGAAACCAGTTTCGCTCAACAGTCAATTTCTCTCATTCATCCTGGTTcacattttctctctcgcacaTCTTTCAATCGAcggtgtctgtttctcggattgtctgcctctctcagGGCACCGCAACTCTCACACTCACCGGAGCTACATGCACCGCTCTGAAGCAGAGCTGCCCACAGCTTGCTGCGTCACAAATGGAGACTTTACCTTCATTCGCGG
It contains:
- a CDS encoding IgA-specific serine endopeptidase (encoded by transcript TGME49_319090); the encoded protein is MNTNPLPVERPYPTEQTIDTPPVRQAQHHLEPQMAPESASPAEQEATPDFMPAAGVRPMPERAPPAETVETPESEAPVQGEKTTETASPDGEATTFELTPPAAGARPMPVPAPPAETVETPESQAPVEAEKTTETASPEEEATTAELTSPAAGVRPMPERAPPAETVETPESQAPVEGEKTTETASPEEEATTVELTSPAAGVRPMPERAPPAETVETPEAEAPVEGEKTTETASPEEEATTAELTSPAAGVRPMPERAPPAETVETPESQAPVEGEKTTETASPEEEATTVELTSPAAGVRPMPERAPPAETVETPESEAPVEGEKTTETASPEEEATTAELTSPAAGVRPMPEQAPPAETVETPESEAPVEGEKTTETASPEEEATTAELTSPAAGVRPMPERAPPAEIVETPESEAPVEAEKTTETASPEEEATTAELTSPAAGVRPMPERAPPAETVETPESEAPVEAERTTETASPEEEATTAELTSPAAGVRPMPEQAPPAETVETPESEAPVEGEKTTETASPEEEATTVELTSPAAGVRPMPEQAVPAETVETPESQTSVSDAKSPETVRPAEHEETPGLRPAAEADLDPEAAPSTGTQSAPEVGQHGSIVLDEEALKANESSGASLDNISGTLPSTAHLEDVPVDESAPALPTTSADQEADEVPIQEASKCRVDASACNGDDNALNNMNEYLSTFGSLNCPCRQMLATLVCNLIVNQSKLTSSGAAQLDTPEEGTATLTLTGATCTALKQSCPQLAASQMETLPSFAEIQAAVTGDLKLHARSRAAQKVGTKVSESILRKVRLQRQIQAEAVSGFADLVQSYSPFAASAASFLGDSDQQTVWAFASNPVVGQLTARRQNRY